From the genome of Lasioglossum baleicum chromosome 13, iyLasBale1, whole genome shotgun sequence, one region includes:
- the Rh5 gene encoding rhodopsin 5, translated as MLMRNDTLLNGPLAFVGEESGYVPSMRERFLGWNVPPEHSDLVHPHWRGFIAPGKFWHMGLALIYSMMFIMSVVGNGCVIWIFSTSKSLRTASNMFIVSLAMFDLLMSFEMPMFLTNCFLERMIGWQLGCDIYAILGSLSGMGQSITNAAIAFDRYRTISCPIDGRLNSKQAAVLVAFTWFWATPFSVMPLLKVWGRYTTEGFLTTCSFDFLTEDQDTKVFVSSIFVWAYVIPLIFIVYFYSQLLQSIRNHEKMLREQAKKMNVKSLVSNQDKERSVEMRIAKVAFTIFFLFLLAWTPYATVAMIGAFGNRELLTPISTMLPAVFAKTVSCIDPWIYAINHPRYRQELQKRCKWMGIHEPEPAHDAASAQTEKLKSDDA; from the exons ATGCTGATGCGCAACGACACCCTCCTCAACGGCCCGCTGGCCTTCGTCGGCGAAGAGAGCGG GTATGTCCCGTCCATGCGAGAGAGGTTCCTGGGATGGAACGTACCACCGGAACATTCAGACCTCGTCCACCCCCACTGGAGGGGATTCATCGCGCCCGGCAAGTTCTGGCACATGGGCCTGGCGCTCATATACTCGATGATGTTCATAATGTCCGTCGTAGGGAACGGATGCGTCATATGGATATTTAGCAC ATCGAAATCGCTGAGAACCGCTTCGAATATGTTTATAGTCAGCTTGGCGATGTTCGACTTGTTGATGTCGTTCGAGATGCCCATGTTCCTGACCAATTGCTTCCTGGAGCGGATGATCGGATGGCAATTAGGCTGCGACATCTACGCGATCCTCGGCTCCCTATCAGGGATGGGACAGTCGATTACCAACGCTGCCATCGCTTTCGATCGATACAG AACCATTTCCTGCCCGATCGACGGACGGCTGAACTCGAAGCAGGCCGCGGTTCTTGTCGCCTTCACGTGGTTCTGGGCCACGCCGTTCAGCGTGATGCCGTTGCTGAAGGTCTGGGGTCGATACACCACCG AGGGATTCCTCACCACCTGCTCGTTCGACTTCCTCACGGAGGACCAGGACACCAAGGTGTTCGTGTCGAGCATCTTCGTCTGGGCCTACGTGATACCTCTGATCTTTATCGTCTACTTCTACTCCCAGCTGCTGCAGTCTATCCGAAACCACGAGAAGATGTTACGCGAACAG GCTAAGAAGATGAACGTGAAGTCGCTGGTGTCGAACCAGGACAAGGAAAGGAGCGTCGAGATGAGGATCGCCAAGGTCGCGTTCACCATTTTCTTCCTGTTCCTGCTCGCGTGGACGCCTTACGCCACTGTTGCTATGATAGGAGCCTTCGGCAATCG GGAGTTGCTGACTCCAATATCTACGATGCTACCCGCCGTCTTCGCCAAAACTGTTTCCTGCATTGATCCATGGATCTACGCGATCAATCATCCAAG GTATCGTCAAGAGCTGCAGAAACGTTGCAAATGGATGGGCATTCACGAGCCGGAGCCCGCGCACGACGCGGCCTCCGCTCAGACGGAGAAGCTCAAGTCGGACGACGCGTAG